Proteins found in one Sphingobium cloacae genomic segment:
- a CDS encoding ParA family protein, whose amino-acid sequence MQVWAVIAQKGGQSKTTLTTGFAVEAAREGASVVILDADDRQGSALYWSERRDDDDVMVKDSSVAGLPLHVSRGRSSGKIDLIIIDTPANSKDIAMLAAEQADFVIIPVAPRGLDVHSVLQTVKQVQQAGTPFAVILTQVPHQGGEGQEAHAGFAAKGVTMFDSRLHFRKDFYKATPLGRTAAETDPDSKAAAELRAAYDEAKRLSGFTTKQVSEVG is encoded by the coding sequence ATGCAAGTATGGGCCGTCATCGCGCAAAAGGGCGGGCAATCCAAAACCACCCTTACAACCGGATTTGCCGTCGAGGCGGCGCGGGAGGGGGCATCCGTCGTCATCCTCGATGCCGACGATCGCCAGGGATCGGCGCTCTACTGGTCCGAACGCCGCGACGACGACGACGTGATGGTGAAGGACAGCAGCGTCGCCGGCCTGCCGCTCCACGTCTCGCGCGGGCGCAGCAGCGGCAAGATCGACCTCATCATCATCGACACGCCGGCGAACTCCAAGGACATTGCTATGCTCGCAGCCGAGCAGGCGGATTTCGTCATCATCCCTGTCGCGCCGCGAGGGCTGGACGTCCATTCGGTGTTGCAGACCGTCAAGCAGGTGCAGCAGGCAGGCACGCCGTTCGCCGTCATACTGACGCAGGTTCCGCATCAGGGCGGGGAGGGCCAGGAGGCCCATGCCGGCTTCGCGGCGAAGGGCGTGACGATGTTCGACAGCCGCCTCCACTTCCGCAAGGATTTCTACAAGGCGACGCCACTCGGCAGAACAGCGGCCGAGACGGACCCGGACAGCAAGGCAGCAGCCGAGTTGCGTGCCGCCTATGACGAGGCTAAGCGACTAAGCGGCTTTACGACTAAGCAAGTAAGCGAGGTTGGATGA